The Canis lupus familiaris isolate Mischka breed German Shepherd chromosome X, alternate assembly UU_Cfam_GSD_1.0, whole genome shotgun sequence genome has a segment encoding these proteins:
- the LOC100686111 gene encoding LOW QUALITY PROTEIN: nuclease EXOG, mitochondrial-like (The sequence of the model RefSeq protein was modified relative to this genomic sequence to represent the inferred CDS: inserted 2 bases in 1 codon; deleted 2 bases in 1 codon) yields the protein MAAKTFASHLRGWFAAVQLLERQSAEAQENYWGSAEKSLLEQSGVTLTGTETRHYTNHALSYDQSKRVPRWVLEHISKSRIMGDANRKHCKFKPDPNIPPTFSAFNEDYIGSGWSRGHMAPAGNNKFSSKAMAETFYLSNIVPQNFDNNAGYWNRIEMYCRELTERFEDVWIVSGPLTLXVTGSDGKNTVSYQVIGEDNVAVPSHLYKVILARRSPVSAEPLALGAFVVPNEAIGFQPQLNEFQVSLQDLEKLSGLVFFPHLDRTSGIRNICSVDTCKLLDFQEFTLYLSTRKTEGARSVLRLEKIMEHLKNTGIEPDDSFMSRYKKKLEELQTKEQAGILERNSS from the exons ATGGCTGCCAAAACTTTTGCTTCCCACCTCAGAGGCTGGTTCGCGGCCGTGCAGTTGCTGGAGAGGCAGAGCGCTGAGGCG CAAGAGAACTACTGGGGTTCTGCAGAAAAGTCTCTCTTGGAACAATCTGGAGTCACTTTAACTGGAACAGAGACTAGGCATTACACTAATCATGCCTTGTCTTATGATCAGTCAAAGCGGGTGCCCAGATGGGTTCTTGAACATATATCCAAAAGCAGGATAATGGGAGATGCCAACAGAAAACATTGTAAGTTCAAGCCTGATCCCAACATCCCACCAACGTTCAGTGCCTTCAATGAAGATTATATTGGGAGCGGGTGGTCACGAGGACACATGGCTCCAgcaggaaataacaaattttCATCTAAAGCCATGGCTGAAACTTTTTACCTTTCTAATATTGTGCCTCAGAATTTTGATAATAATGCTGGatattggaacagaatagaaatgtACTGTCGAGAACTGACAGAGAGGTTTGAAGATGTCTGGATAGTATCTGGACCGTTGACCTT CGTCACTGGAAGTGATGGAAAGAATACAGTTAGTTACCAGGTGATTGGTGAGGACAATGTGGCAGTCCCCTCGCACCTTTATAAAGTGATCCTGGCTCGCAGAAGCCCGGTGTCTGCTGAACCACTGGCACTA GGGGCCTTCGTGGTGCCCAATGAAGCCATTGGCTTCCAACCCCAGTTAAATGAATTCCAAGTGAGCCTTCAGGATCTGGAAAAGTTGTCAGGACTGGTGTTTTTTCCTCATTTGGATAGAACTAGTGGTATCAGGAATATCTGCTCTGTGGACACCTGTAAGCTCCTGGATTTCCAGGAGTTCACTCTGTACCTGAGCACAAGGAAGACTGAGGGAGCCCGATCAGTACTCAGGCTGGAAAAGATCATGGAACATTTGAAGAACACAGGGATTGAACCGGATGATTCCTTCATGAGCCGCTATAAGAAGAAGCTAGAAGAACTCCAAACTAAGGAGCAGGCAGGAATCCTGGAGAGAAACTCatcttag